One genomic segment of Thermus neutrinimicus includes these proteins:
- a CDS encoding TIGR04053 family radical SAM/SPASM domain-containing protein, protein MERPEFAQYPYLVAWEVTNACLLACRHCRASAMPHPLPGELSTEEGLRLIEEVATYRPKPLLLLTGGDPLARPDLLSLIQRARELGLKVGLTPAATPLLTRERVFQLKEAGVTRLALSLDGASPQSHDAFRGEEGTFARTLAALDWAKEAGLPTQVNTTVTRDNWQEIRALPDLLAEKGVVLWSLFFLVPVGRGALLRQLSAREFEEALHWLYEVSLSYPFHVKTTEAHHFRRVVLERRRELGARDRALAAGESLHREYFQDGMEHSRLGVTDGNGFVFVSATGDVAPSGFLPVYAGNVRERPLLEIYRYSTLFQELRDKDLLKGKCGVCEYRYVCGGSRARAWAETGDYLASEPRCVYVPPAWWEKVGKVPKVGA, encoded by the coding sequence ATGGAGCGCCCCGAGTTTGCTCAGTACCCCTATCTGGTGGCCTGGGAGGTGACCAACGCCTGCCTCCTCGCCTGCCGCCACTGCCGGGCCTCGGCCATGCCCCACCCCCTGCCCGGGGAGCTTTCCACGGAGGAGGGCCTGAGGCTCATAGAGGAGGTGGCCACCTACCGTCCCAAGCCCCTGCTGCTCCTTACCGGAGGGGATCCCTTGGCCCGCCCCGACCTCCTTTCCCTCATCCAACGGGCCCGGGAGCTGGGCCTTAAGGTGGGCCTCACCCCGGCGGCCACCCCCCTCCTTACCCGGGAAAGGGTGTTCCAGCTCAAGGAGGCAGGGGTGACCCGGCTGGCCCTTTCCCTGGACGGGGCGAGCCCCCAAAGCCACGACGCCTTCCGGGGAGAGGAGGGCACCTTTGCCCGGACCCTGGCGGCCTTGGACTGGGCGAAAGAGGCAGGGCTTCCCACCCAGGTAAACACCACCGTGACCCGGGATAACTGGCAGGAGATCCGGGCCTTGCCCGATCTTTTGGCGGAAAAAGGAGTGGTCCTTTGGAGCCTTTTCTTCCTGGTACCCGTGGGGCGGGGGGCCCTTTTAAGGCAGCTTTCTGCCCGGGAGTTCGAGGAAGCGCTCCATTGGCTGTACGAGGTTTCCCTTTCCTATCCCTTCCACGTGAAGACCACGGAAGCCCACCACTTCCGCCGGGTGGTGTTAGAGAGGCGGAGGGAACTGGGGGCCCGGGACCGGGCCCTGGCGGCGGGAGAGAGCCTCCACCGGGAGTACTTCCAAGACGGCATGGAGCACTCCCGGCTTGGGGTTACAGATGGCAATGGCTTTGTTTTCGTATCCGCCACCGGGGATGTGGCCCCTTCAGGGTTCTTGCCGGTTTACGCCGGCAATGTCCGGGAAAGGCCTCTTCTGGAAATCTATCGGTATAGCACGCTCTTTCAGGAACTCCGCGACAAAGACCTCCTTAAGGGAAAGTGTGGGGTGTGCGAGTACCGCTATGTGTGTGGGGGGAGCCGGGCCAGGGCCTGGGCGGAAACCGGGGATTATCTGGCCAGCGAGCCCCGGTGCGTCTATGTGCCCCCGGCTTGGTGGGAGAAGGTGGGCAAGGT
- a CDS encoding nitrite reductase, with protein MRGLGLLGVLVLSALALAQVPGSLSPAEKEEAAKIYFDRCAGCHGVLRKGATGPALDPKKMAERGLEYLKAVTFGGLPGGMPDWGRQGILKEREIELVARFLLEEPPAPPVPTFDEIRKTWKVHVPPENRPNKPLHDRNWQNFFGQVLRDTGQVAIIDGDKKELVTIVPTGFATHILRSSATGRYFMAIGRDGKASLIDLWMNPPQVVAESKPCLDARSIESSKFKGYEDRYAVVGCYWPPTMVVLDGLTLEPIKMVSTISYAKGAGELVMEARVAAIVASHFNPEWIVNLKESGQTWLVDYSHLDKKGRPLPITMIDTDLFLHDGGWALKRYFIVAANALNKLIVIDTKTREYAAEVEAGVRPHPGRGSNWEHPTFGPVWATGNIGSPEVTVVGVDPEKHPQYAWKVVKRITLPYTGNLFIKTHPNSPWVIVDFPMSPSPQAAASLCAIDKRNLEVARCWEVPGAQDLKARMVHPEFNKGGTEIWVSAWGSKDTPTFIVVYDALTLEEKARITGDWVRTPTGKFNVYNTAYDIY; from the coding sequence ATGAGGGGATTAGGCCTATTAGGCGTTTTGGTTTTGAGTGCCCTGGCCTTGGCTCAGGTCCCTGGTTCCCTGAGTCCGGCGGAGAAGGAGGAGGCGGCCAAGATCTACTTTGACCGCTGCGCGGGTTGCCACGGGGTGCTGCGCAAGGGAGCCACGGGCCCGGCCTTGGACCCCAAAAAGATGGCGGAGAGGGGTCTGGAGTACCTGAAGGCGGTGACCTTTGGCGGCCTTCCTGGGGGCATGCCTGACTGGGGACGGCAGGGGATCCTTAAGGAGAGGGAAATAGAGCTTGTCGCCCGCTTCCTTTTGGAGGAGCCCCCGGCGCCTCCGGTTCCCACGTTTGATGAGATCCGGAAGACCTGGAAGGTGCACGTGCCCCCGGAAAATCGGCCCAACAAGCCGCTTCATGACCGCAACTGGCAGAACTTCTTCGGCCAGGTCCTCCGGGATACCGGGCAGGTGGCCATCATCGATGGGGATAAGAAGGAACTGGTCACCATCGTGCCCACGGGCTTTGCCACCCACATCCTCCGCTCCTCGGCCACGGGCCGATACTTCATGGCCATCGGCCGGGACGGGAAGGCCAGCCTCATCGACCTCTGGATGAACCCACCCCAGGTGGTGGCCGAGTCTAAGCCTTGTTTGGATGCCCGTTCCATAGAGTCCAGCAAGTTTAAGGGCTACGAGGACAGGTATGCGGTGGTGGGGTGCTACTGGCCGCCCACCATGGTGGTCCTGGATGGTCTGACCCTGGAGCCCATCAAGATGGTCTCCACCATCTCCTACGCCAAGGGGGCGGGGGAGCTGGTCATGGAGGCCCGGGTGGCGGCCATTGTGGCCAGCCACTTTAACCCCGAGTGGATCGTAAACCTCAAGGAGTCGGGCCAGACCTGGCTGGTGGACTACTCCCATCTGGATAAGAAGGGCCGGCCCTTGCCCATCACCATGATCGACACCGATCTCTTCCTCCACGATGGAGGCTGGGCCCTGAAGCGGTACTTCATCGTGGCGGCCAACGCCCTGAACAAACTCATCGTCATCGATACCAAGACCCGGGAGTACGCCGCCGAGGTGGAGGCGGGGGTCAGGCCCCACCCGGGCCGGGGTTCCAACTGGGAGCATCCCACCTTTGGGCCGGTTTGGGCCACGGGGAACATCGGTAGCCCCGAGGTGACCGTGGTGGGCGTAGACCCGGAGAAGCATCCCCAGTACGCCTGGAAGGTGGTCAAGCGGATCACCCTGCCCTACACCGGCAACCTCTTCATCAAGACTCACCCCAATAGCCCCTGGGTCATCGTGGACTTCCCCATGAGCCCAAGCCCCCAGGCGGCGGCAAGCCTCTGCGCCATCGACAAGCGCAACCTGGAGGTGGCCAGGTGCTGGGAGGTGCCGGGTGCCCAGGACCTGAAGGCCCGCATGGTGCATCCCGAGTTCAACAAGGGGGGCACCGAGATCTGGGTTTCCGCCTGGGGCTCCAAGGACACCCCCACCTTTATCGTGGTCTACGATGCCCTGACCCTCGAGGAGAAAGCCCGCATCACCGGGGACTGGGTGCGCACCCCTACGGGTAAGTTCAACGTGTACAACACCGCTTACGACATCTACTGA